The genomic segment gtgtgtgtgtgtgtgtgtgtgtgtgtgtgtgtgtgtgtgtgtgtgtgtgtgtgtgttccaggcaaCACAGCTCTCATCTACAGCGCCGGGGTAGGCAACGACGTGGCCACAGAACTGCTGACGCGCAACTTCCGCCGCCTGGGACTGCAGGTGGACCACTACAACAAGCAGGGCAACACGGCCCTCCACGTGGCCACCAAGAACGGCAACCTCAACTGCGCCAAGATCCTGGCCCAGAAAGGCCGGGCCTCCGTCAGCCTGAAGGACAAGGAGCAAGGCATGACGCCCCTAGAGTGGTGCCTGAGGAAAGGCTTCGAGAAGGACGAGGTGGATTTCCTCAAGCCCAACACCCGCTTCTACCGCGTGGCCAAGCTCGCCACCTCCCTGTCCAAGAGCCGCTCCAGCGTGGGGTCGCTGAGTCTGGACGCCAAGTCCAAGGTGTCGCCCACCAAGTCCGCggacagcggcagcagcagcaacgccaAGGGACGTGCCAAGATCACCCTCAGCAGGTCCAAGTCCCACGCGGTGGAGTCCAACCCGCAGGGGAAAGCCGGGGGCGTCTTCAGACAGTCCACCATGGACGGAGCTACAGGCAGTCATCGTCACTCAGCGCCCAGGAGGTTTTCAGGGAAACTAGCTGCCAACATAACCTCTTTCGCTTCCGGCAAAAAGCCCAAGGAGGCTAAAGGTTGTAAGGAATCCAAAGAGACGGGCAAAGCCTCCAAAAAGATGAACACGACGGATGGTAGCGTCCCAGCAGATCCTGTTCCCGGCCGTTCGGCACCAAACTCCAACCTCATTGAAGTCAACGCTGCGGATGAACATACCAAAGCGTCGTCAATGAAGATCAGCCAAAAGTACATCTCGGGTATCCAAGGTGCTCCCATCAAGATTCCTGTTCAATCTGTGAACCTACAGGACGACAGTGAAGATGCTGTTCCAGCCAGCAGCCGCCCAGGGCGGGTGACAGGTCTGGGGTGTTCCTTGAGCATCACTAGCATGCAGTCCCTGACCACTTCCCTGGGCTCCTCTGACTGCAGGAGTGTGGATTCCCCTTCCAGCTCAGGACCTGACGAATACCCCACTGTCATTAGTGATTTCTACGACAGCAAGATCAACGTCAGTCTGGTCACATCCACGAACACCATGGGAACAAATGCTGGGTACGTTTCGAATGGACAAAACGTTGGGAGCAGTGTCTCTCCTTACCTTGACGGAACGATTCAGTCAGATAGATCCGATGCTGTGGAAGTGTCCACTTCTGAGAATCCAACCTTTAGCCAGGACAGTGGTCCTTCGGATGGTTCCAGCCACACAGCAGCCCAAGGTAAAAGCACAGCATCAAAAGCAGATACTAGACGCCTGAAACGAAACCCGAGCCTGCGGGACATTGACTGTGAGGAAATTCCATCGGACACTGCAGATGGCTTCGGAGACTTAACTCCGTATCAGGAGTCCAGCATGCCTCAGAGCCTGACCCGTCTTTCCGAAGAAGAGGACAGCATGGCGTCAGCTGACCAGCGCTCTGACGATGGACAAAGCCCACGGGGAGTGCtgacttcccccctccccacgatCACAGACTGTGGGCTGCAGAGTTCTCCCGCCAGCCAGGACTCCGCCATCATCTCCCACATGCGAGGAACTCTACAGATCAGCCAGGATGCCTGAATGACGCCGCAATAAAGCGAAGGGACTTGACACTTAATACTTTATGCATGGTCTGATCCAAGAACATACTAAGACTCTATGACTGTAAATACTACAGGCAACCCCCAAGTAGAATTACAGCAGAAACACTTGTTGAAGATTATTCTCTTGAAATATGTATTCTTCTAGCACATATATCACAATAACTAACATACAAGGAAAATCGCAATTCGGGATGAGAAGACTAATTCTTGAAGGAAAATATGTTGCTGTGTTGCTAAATGTTGcgcggaaaaaagaaaagaaagatagacgcTGTTaaacttagttgtttttttttcagatttcttcATCAGCAATGACATTGATCCGGACACTTTCCATGTATTTTTCATGGTGattgtttaaagaaagaaatggacggcAACATAATACCTGGAGTAAGAaagtcacacttttttttttttaagttcaaatACTGCCAGTTTGGTGAAAACGCTGAGCCTGCAACTGCATTTTCTTGGTGTTTTTATccggtgtctctctctgtcttggaaGGTGCTGGGCCTGCACCTTTAGAAAGACTGAATCGTCACAAGCTGACGACGACAAATCTTCTGTTAAAAGAAGCAAATCATGGTCCGAAGCTTACAACTTCAATAGACGGATGCACAGAATAACGCGAGTTCTGGTGATTTATGGAAAGAAAAAACGCATGCACAGTGACTGTCAAAACTACCGTTTTGTGAAGACGATGGAACTGTCCGCGAACGATTAATTGATAAAGGCTTTGGGTTgtcgaaaagaaacaaaatcttgATCGTCATAATCACAGTCCAAATATTGAAAGAGGGACACCTTTCATAAAAAAGTGATGTGACCTTGTGACAGGCAAAAAAGAATGTAGCTTTGTGAACAAATGTGTCTGGACATGGTTGTGTTACTGCCAAGAACGCAAGCACTTTTGCAGACAGCCGGTTTTTTCTGATCGGAATAAGAGGAGTGAAACAATGTGCGGAAATGTGATGCATAAATGACAAAATACTTTCTACTTTCAAAGCAATACTTTTTCTGTGGATTTTAACCTACTTCTAATAACATTTCAGGTGTGTTTCGAAGTTAGAAGATGTTTTTACAATTCCTCGTGTTTTAGTAAATTATCAGGTATCACCGAAAAGACTTTCAAAAATTTGTTTCTACTAGTTTACGTTTTCCATTCTATGTCATTCCATGTTCTCGTTCAAGAGCACGTTTTCGTTATAGTCTTCTTGTCGTATCTGTGACAC from the Babylonia areolata isolate BAREFJ2019XMU chromosome 21, ASM4173473v1, whole genome shotgun sequence genome contains:
- the LOC143296155 gene encoding uncharacterized protein LOC143296155, whose translation is MMTTPQVAAEKTTSATTTTTMTTTTTTTATMKKSPSGGASDSHHLFDAVTKGKIHLTRFILAASNSHLANAWDQDGRTPLIACCDIKEEGTRDQIVQILLEGGADVNMMDREGRSPLIHACEKRCNDIVRLLIHHHKIKPDMEDQYGNTALIYSAGVGNDVATELLTRNFRRLGLQVDHYNKQGNTALHVATKNGNLNCAKILAQKGRASVSLKDKEQGMTPLEWCLRKGFEKDEVDFLKPNTRFYRVAKLATSLSKSRSSVGSLSLDAKSKVSPTKSADSGSSSNAKGRAKITLSRSKSHAVESNPQGKAGGVFRQSTMDGATGSHRHSAPRRFSGKLAANITSFASGKKPKEAKGCKESKETGKASKKMNTTDGSVPADPVPGRSAPNSNLIEVNAADEHTKASSMKISQKYISGIQGAPIKIPVQSVNLQDDSEDAVPASSRPGRVTGLGCSLSITSMQSLTTSLGSSDCRSVDSPSSSGPDEYPTVISDFYDSKINVSLVTSTNTMGTNAGYVSNGQNVGSSVSPYLDGTIQSDRSDAVEVSTSENPTFSQDSGPSDGSSHTAAQGKSTASKADTRRLKRNPSLRDIDCEEIPSDTADGFGDLTPYQESSMPQSLTRLSEEEDSMASADQRSDDGQSPRGVLTSPLPTITDCGLQSSPASQDSAIISHMRGTLQISQDA